From Cannabis sativa cultivar Pink pepper isolate KNU-18-1 chromosome 8, ASM2916894v1, whole genome shotgun sequence, a single genomic window includes:
- the LOC115701447 gene encoding uncharacterized protein LOC115701447, whose protein sequence is MVVVRSQKWGYVRIIAGTIFGGILGFYVMDRLEKNYKEKMNERLRKYEQEMKKKEEKMEESL, encoded by the coding sequence ATGGTGGTAGTTCGATCTCAAAAATGGGGCTATGTTCGAATCATTGCGGGCACTATTTTTGGTGGCATTCTTGGCTTCTATGTCATGGACCGGCTAGAGAAGAACTACAAGGAGAAGATGAATGAGAGACTAAGAAAGTACGAGCaagaaatgaagaagaaagaggagaagaTGGAAGAGTCTCTGTAA
- the LOC115700030 gene encoding thioredoxin-like protein CDSP32, chloroplastic translates to MATITNLLPRVTPSSLSTLHKPKTTTSSNSLLFPILPSSSPKPKPQTLKQTHRSNFVVSKATTASGAKKKPLNDEKVQKVHSAEEFDDALKAAKNKLVVVEFAKKDSSQSSQIYPFMVDLSRSCSDVVFILVMGDESDKTKELCEREKIDKVPHFTFYKSMEKIHEEEAIGPDMLMGDVLYYGDNHSAVVQLHCRDDVEKLIDGHKIDHKLIVLDVGLKHCGPCVKVYPTVVKLSKQMADSVVFARMNGDENESCMDFLKDMDVVEVPTFLFIRDGEICGRYVGSGKGELIGEILRYQGVRVTY, encoded by the coding sequence ATGGCAACCATAACAAACTTGTTACCTAGAGTAACACCTTCATCACTTTCCACACTCCACAAACCCAAAACAACAACTTCATCAAACTCCTTGTTATTTCCCATTCTACCCTCTTCCTCCCCAAAAcccaaaccccaaaccctaaaaCAAACCCACCGTTCCAATTTCGTCGTTTCAAAAGCCACAACCGCTTCCGGAGCTAAGAAAAAGCCCTTAAACGACGAAAAGGTACAGAAAGTCCACAGCGCAGAGGAATTCGACGATGCCCTAAAGGCAGCCAAGAACAAATTAGTGGTGGTGGAATTCGCGAAAAAAGACAGCTCACAAAGCAGCCAAATCTACCCATTCATGGTGGATCTAAGCAGGAGCTGTAGCGACGTCGTTTTCATACTGGTAATGGGAGACGAATCAGATAAAACGAAAGAGCTTTGCGAGAGAGAAAAGATCGATAAAGTTCCTCACTTTACATTCTACAAAAGCATGGAGAAGATTCACGAAGAAGAAGCAATCGGTCCAGACATGTTGATGGGAGACGTGTTATACTACGGTGATAACCACTCAGCTGTGGTGCAACTGCACTGCCGTGATGACGTGGAGAAGTTAATCGACGGTCATAAAATCGATCACAAGTTAATCGTGCTTGATGTGGGTTTGAAGCATTGTGGACCGTGCGTTAAGGTGTATCCGACGGTTGTTAAGCTGTCTAAGCAAATGGCTGATAGTGTGGTTTTTGCAAGAATGAATGGGGATGAAAACGAAAGCTGTATGGATTTTTTGAAGGATATGGATGTGGTTGAAGTTCCTACTTTTTTGTTTATAAGAGATGGTGAGATTTGTGGGAGATATGTTGGGTCTGGTAAAGGAGAGCTTATTGGTGAGATTCTTAGATACCAAGGTGTACGTGTTACTTATTAG
- the LOC115700824 gene encoding pentatricopeptide repeat-containing protein At4g35850, mitochondrial: protein MKTQSKRVQAQLGPTGRLTCREGRNKGFGRGFLGFVRSCSYRSEKQSNAIAMSLLKLLTGHHRSLAQHFGRRYFSSAAAAASTEEYAKRNYANNVSEYNTVIDSITAQRRHFLLRDVYEDMVLDGVQPTRDTFHSLIAGTMKGARLQDAFFFTDEMKSMGLVPDVTLYNILISLCGKCHNSDQAIRVLEDMKIFEVKPMVQSYVCLLNACAAAGRLDRVYAIIRDMTAAGLGLNKYCYAGLITAYKNKTPVPEDFASKIIEFVERSKEWTSVESSSVSADNMMMGVSLEELYNMPTADYAHRRGGFISNQLTIYHVAFHACADLKNVKLMETLSEMLQKDGKVPDTFITMQIMRCYLHSGDLDNGLKTFEDYMNSGRSAPAAELFVTLVEGAMLGYTPKGMQIAQDTLVNMNSRGFFLSPKMGSDLLLQAAGEKTGGYTIANLIWDMMQTRRMTPTFPAVQAYYNGLKTREIPADDPRLLQVTRIYQNLRERFGPGRS, encoded by the exons ATGAAAACCCAGTCTAAGCGGGTTCAGGCCCAATTAGGCCCAACAGGGAGACTGACTTGCAGAGAAGGGAGGAATAAGGGGTTTGGGAgaggttttctgggttttgtacGAAGTTGTTCGTACAGATCAGAGAAACAGAGCAACGCCATTGCCATGAGCCTCCTCAAGCTCCTTACTG GGCACCACAGGTCACTGGCCCAACACTTTGGCCGCCGATACTTCTCCTCCGCCGCCGCCGCCGCTTCCACGGAGGAATACGCAAAGAGGAATTACGCCAACAATGTTTCCGAGTACAATACCGTTATCGATTCCATCACTGCTCAGAGAag GCACTTCTTGTTGAGGGATGTGTATGAGGATATGGTGCTGGACGGTGTACAGCCTACAAGGGACACGTTTCATTCGCTCATTGCTGGAACAATGAAAGGAGCTCGGTTGCAGGATGCTTTCTTCTTCACTGATGAAATGAAGTCTATGGGTTTGGTTCCTGAT GTTACATTGTACAACATTTTGATCTCACTTTGTGGAAAGTGCCATAACTCTGATCAGGCAATTCGG GTTTTGGAGGATATGAAGATATTCGAAGTTAAGCCAATGGTGCAGTCCTACGTCTGTCTGCTTAATGCATGTGCTGCTGCTGGCCGCTTAGATAGAGT GTATGCCATTATTCGAGATATGACTGCTGCTGGCCTTGGGCTAAATAAGTATTGCTATGCAGGACTTATAACAGCATATAAAAACAAAACACCTGTACCAGAAGATTTTGCATCCAAA ATCATTGAGTTTGTCGAGCGATCAAAAGAGTGGACATCGGTTGAATCATCCAGTGTCTCTGCTGATAATATGATGATGGGTGTCTCTTTAGAGGAGTTATATAATATGCCTACGGCTGATTATGCTCATCGGAGAGGGGGATTTATTAGTAATCAACTGACTATATATCACGTTGCATTTCATGCTTGTGCAGACCTCAAAAATGTCAAG TTGATGGAGACTCTTTCAGAGATGTTACAGAAGGATGGAAAAGTTCCTGATACATTTATTACGATGCAAATTATGAG GTGCTATTTACACTCTGGGGACCTTGACAATGGTCTAAAAACTTTTGAAGATTACATGAATTCAGGGAGATCTGCTCCAGCTGCGGAGCTATTCGTA ACTCTTGTGGAGGGAGCCATGCTCGGGTATACTCCCAAGGGAATGCAGATTGCACAAGACACATTG GTAAATATGAATTCCAGGGGATTTTTCTTGAGCCCAAAGATGGGAAGtgatcttcttcttcaagctgcTGGCGAAAAG ACCGGTGGCTATACTATTGCCAACCTTATATGGGACATGATGCAGACCCGCAGAATGACTCCTACATTTCCAGCAGTGCAAGCATATTACAATGGCTTAAAA ACACGTGAGATTCCTGCAGATGATCCTCGCCTTCTTCAGGTTACTCGAATTTATCAGAATCTTCGCGAAAGATTTGGACCCGGACGATCTTAG